The Thermococcus eurythermalis genomic sequence CTTGGAGTTATTCACGAGCTCGTAGCCCAGGGCACGATTCACGAGTACTACAAGCTCATGCCGCGCTACATCAAGGACTTCCCATTTGCCCGCGAGGTGGTCAGGGAGCTGAGGAAGCGGGGCAGGAAAGTGATAAGCTTTTCGGGAGAACACACCTATCCGGGAGGTAAGGTCATATTTATGAAAAAGACCAACTGGTATGAGGAGTTCGATGACGTGATAACGTTCAAGGGCACCAAGGACATGCTCAAGAAGTTCCAGACCCTGAGGGAGCTCTACCCAGATGAGCCATTCGTGTGGGTGGACGACAGCCCCGCGCGCTTCACGTACGTCCTGGACGAAAACACGCTCTTTGTGCAGAAGGCTTCCCCCTACAAGAGTGACGTCCCTCTCCTCTTTGAGAGGCTGAACTTCGTAAAGATAAACTCCATCAGGGAAGTCCTTGAGATAGATGACGAGCTGAGCGAGTTCCTGGGCGATAAAGCTTAAAAATCCTGGGCCTAACTAAGGCCGGGTGAGGGCGATGGCGAGGGTGAAAGCTGTCG encodes the following:
- a CDS encoding HAD family hydrolase, which translates into the protein MTVYLFDFDGTLVDSTGAVEKALRIAIEKTIPAVIESDLYDEYYKALFLFIKGKLTYAHLGVIHELVAQGTIHEYYKLMPRYIKDFPFAREVVRELRKRGRKVISFSGEHTYPGGKVIFMKKTNWYEEFDDVITFKGTKDMLKKFQTLRELYPDEPFVWVDDSPARFTYVLDENTLFVQKASPYKSDVPLLFERLNFVKINSIREVLEIDDELSEFLGDKA